The DNA window CCAGAGTGGCCCGGGAGCTCGACGACGGCGTGGTCTTCGTCGATCTCGCGCCGGTCCGTGATCCCGCCCTGGTCTTGGACGCCGTGGCCCGGACGCTGGACCTACCGGATTACCCCGGCCGGCCATCACTGGAGCGCCTGCGCCGGCACCTGGGTGACCGGAACATCCTGCTCGTGCTCGACAATCTCGAGCACCTCATCTCCGCCGCTCCGGACATTGGTGACGTTCTGGCCGCCTGCCCGACCGTCAAGGTGCTGGCTACGAGTCGCCAGCCGCTGCACCTCCGCTGGGAGCGTCACTACCCGCTGCTCCCCCTCGGTCTCCCGGAGCCAGGCGCGGTGCCGGATGCGACGAGACTGCTCCGGTCCCCGGCCACGGCGCTCTTCATTGAGCGGGCTCGCGCGGCCCAGCCGACGTTCACGGTCGACGACCGGAATGCTCCCGCGATTGTCAAGATCTGCCGCCGGCTGGACGGCCTGCCCCTGGCGATCGAGCTGGCCGCGGCCTGGGTCGGACCGCTGGGGCTGGAGGCGATTCTGTCCAGGCTGTCCGCCCACCGCGGACTTCCCGCCGGCGGCTCGCCGGACGCGCCCGAGCGCCAGCGCACCCTCATCGACGCCATCGGCTGGAGCTACGACCTGCTGAACGACACCGAGCGGATGGTCTTCCGCGCGCTCGGGGCATTTTCCGGCGAGACCCCGCTCGAGGCGATCGAGGCCGTGTGCGAGGGGCTGCGCGTCGATGCGCTGATGCCTGTTGCCCGGCTCGTCGACAAGAACCTCCTGATCCGCGTCGAAGACGGCGCGCCGCGCTTTCGCATGCTGGAAACCATCCGCGAGTTCGCGGAGGAACGCCTCGAGCTGACGGGCGAGGCGGAAGCCGTGCGCCGGCGCCACGCGGCGTGGTTCCTCGACCTCGCCCGGCAGGCGGAGCGGTACCTGTGGAGCGAGCACCAGGCGGTGTGGTTCGGGCGGATCGAGCAGGCGCACGACAACATCCGCGCCGCCCTGCGGTGGTGCCTTGACGGAGCGGATGAGGAGACGGGGGTGCTGCTCGCGGCCTCGATGCACCGCTTCTGGTTCTCGCGCGGCCACATCCGCGAGGGCCGTCGGTGGGGTGAGATCGCGGCGTCGAAGCAGAACGTCTCTGACCGGGCGCGCGCCCTGGCCCTCAGGAACCTGGCATTCTTCCTCGT is part of the Armatimonadota bacterium genome and encodes:
- a CDS encoding tetratricopeptide repeat protein; protein product: MARELDDGVVFVDLAPVRDPALVLDAVARTLDLPDYPGRPSLERLRRHLGDRNILLVLDNLEHLISAAPDIGDVLAACPTVKVLATSRQPLHLRWERHYPLLPLGLPEPGAVPDATRLLRSPATALFIERARAAQPTFTVDDRNAPAIVKICRRLDGLPLAIELAAAWVGPLGLEAILSRLSAHRGLPAGGSPDAPERQRTLIDAIGWSYDLLNDTERMVFRALGAFSGETPLEAIEAVCEGLRVDALMPVARLVDKNLLIRVEDGAPRFRMLETIREFAEERLELTGEAEAVRRRHAAWFLDLARQAERYLWSEHQAVWFGRIEQAHDNIRAALRWCLDGADEETGVLLAASMHRFWFSRGHIREGRRWGEIAASKQNVSDRARALALRNLAFFLVHQGEARQALGLMEQALALARRVGEPATTAWVLHGLALAAAGAGDAERSERVNLEMLDAARLAGDEALAIRALCGIASALHRRGQTSRAREIFEEALRLARPRHDKWLTGVVTGGLGRVLLRDDPAQAVVLLEESLALAHDVGHRWLTALGLQDLAGLLARSDRAGIAAALLGASESLREAFGLVPGPGVQAALREAGEAACERLGDAVYEAEVAKGRAMTVDEAVALALGRTLPPGKTRPQRPGGLTGREAQIVLDIARGLTNRQIATRLEISERTVDAHLQNIRNKLGMEKRAQIAAWASAHLPKGARA